From Alphaproteobacteria bacterium:
CACGTCGCCGCCCCGCAGGTTCAACAGCCAGGCGATCGAATCGGGCGCCGTCAGCACCGCTGCCGCCAGGTCCTCTTGCTCCAGCTCGGCCGCCAGGCGCTGACGCTTGGCAGCGGCGCTTTCGCCGGCGAAGCGCTCCTCGTGGGGCACCATGGGTTCGGCCGGCGGCCCTGGCCGGTCGGGCCAAATGGCATCTAGGGGATTGTCGGCTGTTGCCACCAGTTCGCCGCCGGCCTCGGCGCAAGATTTGACTAAGCCTTCGACGGCGCGCTCGCTGTGCAGCCAGGGGTCATAGCCCAGCCGGCCGGCCGCCAGGTGCTGCCCGATCCATTCGCCCGGCGGCGCGTCGATCAAGTGGCGGAGCTGATAAAGCCGGGCGTCCGTCTGCTGGCGCAGTTGCAGCGTATAACGGCCGTCGACAAAAACCGCGGCCTGCTCCGCCAGCACCACCGCCAGGCCGGCCGAGCCGCTGAAACCGGTGAGCCATTCCAGCCGCCGGGCATGGGGCGGAATGTATTCTCCCCCGTGTTCATCGGCCCGGGGCACCAAAAAACCCTGCAAACCCCGTCCGGCCAATTCCGCGCGCAAGGCCCGCAAGCGCTCCTCGGAGACCCCCTCGGGGGGCTTCTTGTTCTGCTTTCTCATCGCCGAATTATGCGCCGGTGCCGGCCCGGGCCGCAATCGGAAGCCTTGATTGGGTCCCGCACGGATCTCCTTCAGGCATGCGGAATCGGCATTGCTGCGGTGCAAAATCATCACCCCAAAACCCCCTCCAAAAGCTTGAAAAGGCCATTGTGCAGCGCAATATCCAGAGAACAACCAGAGGGCTGCGGGCGCTCCCCCGAATGCAAGGAACGAGAACATGACCACTTCCACCTATTACGGCCACACGCCCGGCCACCACGGCGGCCTGATTGCCACCGTCGTCGAGCACATTGGTGGCACCCTGAGGACGCTCAAAACTGTCGTCCGCAACCGCTACCACCGCCATCTCGCCTATCAGGAACTGATGGTACTCGACGATCGCATGCTGCGGGACATCGGCCTCAATCGTGCCGACATCGGGGCGGTGGTCCGGGGCGACTGGTACGATCCGCGCAAGTAGCGCGGGTCGCTTTTTGTCGCTCACGGCGGCGGACCTGCGGTCCGCAGCCTGCGCGGGCGCGCCGCAGTAGCGGCGGGTCGCGTTGCTCCCGTTGGCTTTTGTCGCTCACGGCGGCTCCGCTACGCTCCGCTGCCTCCGCGGGGGCACCGCAGTAGCGGCGGGTCCCGGTCGCTCCCGTTGCACAAAAGGACCAAGCAGAAAAAGGAACAAACGGCGGCCGCGCTAAGCCGCCCCCGGCACGGGGGCGGAGGCCAAGCGCGCGGAGCGCGCGCCCGGTGAGGGTCTAACAAAACTCGTTGGTACAAGTACCAACGTGCTCCAGCCCTCCAGCCGGTAGCGCCGCCGCAGGCTGAGCCCGGCCCGCAGGTAGGCGGCGATGACGCCGCCTTCCTGGCGCTGCAACAAACCCGACAGCACCACACTCGCCCGCCGCCCCAGGTGGGCCGCCAGATCGGCGGCCAGAGCTTTTAGCGGCTGGGCCAGGATGTTGGCCACGATCAGGTCATAAGGGGCACCACGCCGCACCTCGGCGTGGCCGAAGCCGTCGGCATTGAGGCATCTCACCAAGCCGCCAACCCCGTTCAGATCGGCGTTGTCGCGGGCGATGGCCACGGCGCCGGCGTCAATGTCGACGGCCAGCACCGGCCGGGCCCAGGTGCGGGCCATGGCCAGGGCCAAGATGCCGCTGCCACAGCCCAGGTCCAGGGGCCGGGAAAAGTGCTGGCCGCCGGCCAGGCCGTCGAGGGCCAGCAGGCAACCCAGCGTACTGGCATGACCGCCGGTGCCGAAGGCCGGGCCCAGGTCGATCACCAAATCGGTGACGGCGTCATCGCTGGCCACGGTGTGGTGGCTGCCGCGGATGCGAAAGCGCCCGGCCCGCACCGGCTGGTGGCTGGCCAGGGCGCGCTTGACCCAGTCCTCGGCCGCCAGGAGGGAGAGGCTGAATTCGAACCTCCGGCCCGGCAGCGCCGCCAGCGCCGCCGCCAGCCGGCGGCGTTGCGGCCGTTGCTCGGACAGGGCGCTGACCTGCCACCGCCCGGGCTCGACTTCGAAGCTCGAGATCGAAACGCCGGCACCGGGCCAGGCGCCCTCGATTTCAGCCGCTTCCAGGGCACTCGCCAGCGCCGCCTCGACGGCCTCGACGGCCGCCGCGGCAACCGTCACATCGACCTGCCAGAGCCCGCCCCCGCTATCGCTGGGCGCCATCAGGCCGGACTGACGAAGCTGTCGACGACCTTCTTGGTGCCGGCCTTGTCGAAGTCCACCTGCAACCGGTTGCCTTCGACCGCCATGACCCGGCCGTAGCCGAATTTCTGGTGGAAGACGCGGTCACCGGTGTTGAAGGCGGCCGTGGCCTGGCGCACGGGCAGCCGTTCGGCCCGGCCCTCGACGATCAGGCCGCCCGAGGTGGCGGCGGGATCGTATGGCCTCGGCCCGCCACCCGTGGTGGCGAAGAAGCTGGTCTCCTCGGCCTCGGCACGGCCGGCGTGGAAACCGGTATCGGAGCGCAGCTCGAGGTGCTCGGGCGGCAGCTCGTCGATGAAGCGCGAGGGCAGGCAGGAGCGCCACTGGTTGTAGACGCGGCGGTTGGCGGCGAAGCTCAGCTGCACCCAGCGTCGCGCCCGGGTCAGACCGACGTGGGCCAGGCGGCGTTCTTCCTCCAAGGCCTTCGTGCCGCCTTCATCGAGGGCGCGTTGGTGGGGCAGCAGTTCCTCCTCCCAGCCGGGCAGGAAGACGCAGTCGAATTCCAGGCCCTTGGCGGCGTGCAGCGTCATGATGTTGACCTTGTCGTTGTCGCTGGCCTCTGTGTTTTCCATCACCAGGCTGACGTGTTCGAGAAAGCTCTCCAGGCTCTCGAACTCCTCCAGGGCGTGGATCAGCTCCTTGAGGTTCTCCAAGCGCCCCGGTGCGTCGGGCGCCTTGTCGTGCTGCCACATGGCGGTGTAGCCCGATTCGTCGAGCACCAGTTCGGCCACCTCGACATGGCTGAGCTCACCCAGGCGGCGGCGCCAGCGCTCCAGCGATTCCAGGAATCCGGCCAGCGAGCGCCGCGCCTGGGGCCGCAATTCATCCGTCGTCACGACCTCGCGGGCGGCCTGGTCGAGCGACACGCCACGAGCCCGGGCCAGACCGTGCAGCGCCCGCATGGTGGCGTCGCCGAGGCCGCGTTTGGGGTTATTGACGATGCGCTCGAAGGCGAGATCGTCGTGGGGCTGCACGACCAGGCGGAAATAGGCGTTGGCGTCGCGGATCTCGCGGCGCTCATAGAACCTGAGGCCGCCGATCACCCGGTAGGGCAGGCCCAGCGTCAGGAATCGGTCCTCGAACTCGCGCATCTGAAAGGCCGCCCGCACCAGGATGGCGATGCCGTCAAGGCTCTGGTGCTCGCGCTGCCGGGCCTCGATCTCTTCGCCCACCACGCGGGCTTCGTCCTCGCCGTCCCAGACGCTGCGTACCACCACACGGTCGCCCTCGCTGGCCTCGGTCCACAGCGTCTTGCCCAGGCGTCCCGCGTTGTGGGCGATGAGGCCGGCGGCGACGGCCAGAATGTGCGGCGTCGAGCGGTAGTTCTGCTCCAGGCGGATGACCTGGGCGCCGGGAAAGTCGCGCTCGAAGCGCAGGATGTTGCCGACCTCGGCACCGCGCCAGCCGTAGATCGACTGATCGTCGTCGCCGACGCAGCAAATATTGCGGTGCTTCTGCGCCAACAGGCGCAGCCACAGGTACTGGGCCACGTTGGCGTCCTGGTATTCGTCGACCAGCAGGTAGCGGAAGCGTTCCTGGTATTGGGTCAACACCTCGGGGTGGCGGGTGAAAATCGTCAGGCAGTGCAGCAAAAGATCGCCGAAATCGGCAGCATTCAGGGTCGTCAGGCGCTGCTGGTAGGCAGTGTAAAGGGCCGGCGCCTTGCCATAGGCGAAGTCGCCGCCGTCGTCGGCAGCCAGCTTTTCCGGGCTCAGGCCGCGGTCCTTCCAGCGCCCGATGATGATGGCCAAGACCCGTGCCGGCCACTGCTTTTCGTCGACATCGGCGGCACTGATGACCTGTTTCATGAGCCGCACCTGGTCGTCGGTATCGAGGATGGTGAAGTTGGACTGAAGCCCCACCAGTTCGGCGTGGCGGCGCAGTATGCGCGCCGCCATGGCGTGGAAGGTGCCGAGCCAAAGGCTTTCCACCGGCCGTCTCAGCAGGCCCTCGATGCGGCCCTTCATCTCGATCGCCGCCTTGTTGGTGAAGGTCACCGCCAGCACCTCGCCGGGCCGGGCCAGGCCACAAAACAGGATATGGGCGAGCCGCGTGGTCAGGGCCCGAGTCTTGCCCGTACCGGCCCCGGCCAGCACCAGCACCGGCCCCTCGGTGGCCTCGACGGCTTGGCGTTGCGGCTCGTTGAGGGCCGCGATGTAGGGCGGCGGGGCGGCGGCAGCCGGCGCCGCCGGTTCCGGCTCGGGCTCATATTCGGCAAGGTCGAAGGGATCAGTCATGACTAACGACATATAGCACGGACGGGCGCCGGCTGATCGCCGACTAAACGTTGTCGTGCTCCTCGTCGTGGGCTTTCAGAAGCGCGCGGTTGTATTCGCGCAGCACGGTGCGGTGGTGCAGGATGCCGATGACGTGGCGGTCGGCGATGTTGTCGACCACGGCCAGGTGATCGTCGCCACTGGCTTCCATCAGGGCCAGCGCTCGTTCCAGATTATCGCTGGCCTCGACATAGGCGGGGTTGGCGCGGGCCGCGTCACGGGCGTTGATGAGGTCGTCGAGGCCGGCCTCGAAGGCCACGTCTTTTACGTCGGCGAAGGACAGCGTGCCCGAGAGGCGGCCCTCGTCGTCGATGACGAAGAAGCCGGTCTCGGGCGAGTTCTGGAAGTGCCGGCGGATCGAGGTCATGGTGGCGCTTTCGGAGATGGTCACGAATTCCGCGCTCATCAGGTCGCGAGCCCGGGCCGAGCGCAGGAGCTGGCGGGCGCGGCCGCCCTTGATGCTCAAGCCGCGGCGTTCCAGGAGCCAGATGAAGAAGGACTTGCCCAGCACCTCGTGGACCACGACGCTGGCCACCGAGACGGAGATCATGGTGGCCACGGTGACGCCATAGTCGCCTGTGAGTTCGAAGACGATGAGAATGGTCGAAATGGGCGCCCCCAGCACCGGCCCCGCCACTGCCCCCATGCCGACCATGGCGTAGAGCCCGGGGCTGCTGGCCAAATCGGGCCGCACGGCCGCCGCCACCAGGCCGAAGGCGGCACCGGTCATGGCGCCGATAAAGAGCGACGGGCTGAAGACACCGCCGCCGAAGCCCGAGCCCAGCGTGATCGCCGTGGCCGTGGTCTTGGCCACCACCAGGGCGATCAACAGCCAGAGCGGAAAGGCCGCCTTCAGGGCCCCGTCCGTGGCCTCGTAGCCGACGCCCAGGACCTGGGGAAAAAAGATCGCGATGGCGCCCACCAGCAGGCCGCCGACGGCCGGGCGCAGCCAGATCGGTGTTTGGGAACGTTCGGCCACGTCCGTGGCCACCATGATGCTCCACATGAAAATGAGCGCCACCGTGGCGCAGACCAGACCGAGCAAGAGGAAGGCGGGGAACTCGAGGAACGAGGCGATGCTATATTCCGGCACGATGAAGGCGGGAAAATCGCCAAGGTGCAGCCTGGACACGATGGTGCCGACGACCGAGGCGATGACGATGGGCGAAAAGGCGTGCAGCGCGTAGTGCCCGATGACCACCTCGAGGGCGAAGAAGACGCCGGCGATGGGGGCGTTGAAGGACGCCGCCACGGCCGCGGCCACGCCGCAGCCCAGCAGCGTCAGCGCCAAGGAGGGGCTGAGGTGGGTGCGCCGCGCGATGGCCGAGGCCAGCACGGCACCGAAATGCACCATCGGCCCCTCGCGCCCGGCACTGGCGCCGACGCCCAGCGAGGCCGCCGACACGGCTACCGCCGCCAGTCCCTGGTTGAGTGACATGCGGCCGCCCGAAAGCGCCCCGGCCTCGATCACCTGGGCCACGCCCTGGGCCTGACGGCCGGGCATGACGTAGCGCAGGAATAGGCCGATCAAAAGCCCCCCCACGGTCGGCGCCAGCAACAGGTGCCACCAGTCGAGCTGGCTGGCCAGCGTGTGTACGCGCTCCGACGAAAAACCATAGAACAGGTACTGCACACCCTGCAGCGCCAGGCGAAAGCCGATGGCGGCATAGGCCGCGGCGGCACCGGCCAGGATGGCAAGCAGCGACAGCACGACCTGGTCGTTGCGCCAGAAGCGGAACCAGCGGACCAAAAAGCGCCGCCTCAAGGCGCGACCGCTAATCTTCATGACTATCCCCGGGGGCAACTTCACCGGTGATGCCGACGGGCGGTGGCGTGCCGCGGACCTGGGCATAGAGCCGGCCGTAGAGCTCCTGGAAGTTCCGCAGCTCGATGCCGGCGACCTCGGCGTTATCGCGCCAGGTGCGCTCGGTCTCGCGGGCCACGGCGGCGGCGATCATCTGGCCGGCACCGTAACAGGTGAAGCTGCGGCATTCGCTGTAGCCCTCGGCCTCGAGGCGCGACCACATGGTGCAGCGGAAATCGTCGTCGAGGTTGCGACAGGGCGCACCGGCCGACTTCTTGTAGTGCGGCCAGTCGAAAGCCGGGGCGTCGCAGCACAGCCCATGGCAGTTGGCGCAGTCGGGTTCCTGGATGCCGTTCTGGTTTGGGCTCAGTTGCATTGCCCGTTCGAGCCCTCGGCGCAGGTCGTCTTGCCGTCTATCCAGGTGGCTCCCGAGAGATCGGCGTTGAGCAAATCGGCCCCGGTCATGTGGGCGCCCGTGAGGTCGGCGCCGCGCAGCTTGGCGCGAAAGAGGCGCGCCCGGCGCAGGTCGGCGCCCTGAAAACTGGCGCCCGTCAGATCGGCCTTGGTGAAATCGGTCTCGGTCAGGCGGGCGTTGTCGAAGCGTGCCCGGGCGACGTTGGCGCTGACGAACTTGGCCCGGTGGGCGTTGGCGCCCGAGAAATTGGCGCCCGAAAGATCGGCCCGGACAAAACGGGTCTCGCGCAGCATGGCACCCGAGAGGTCGACGCCGGGCAGCCGCCGTTCGTCGGCATAGCAGCGCCGCCAGTCGACGCTCGGCCGCGCCGGATCGGTGCAGGCGGCTAGCGCGGCGCCGGCCTGCAAGCAAGCCAGCGCCAGCAGCTGCATGACAAAGAGATTTATTTTCCTAATCCGCACAGTGCTTTCCCAACGATCCACGACTGCCCCAAGGCTAGGACGAATCGGGCCGCCGGCAAAGGGCCGTCGTCACGCCTTGCGCACGATGCCGATGCGGGCACAAGCCTGTTCGGGCCGGTCCAGTTCAGCGTGGGCGATCTTGATCTCGTCGAGCTTGGCCAGGGTGGCCGCCGGCAGGGGTGCCGAGCGCCGCGCCCCCAGGTCTACGTGCAGCGCCATCCATTCGCAACTGGCCGAGAGAAATCCCTCGTCGCGGTGATACATGCGGCAGAGGTAATGCATGCGCTTGGCATCGAAATCGAATAATTGCAACTCGAACCGCAGTGGCGCGCCTGCCGTCACCTCTTGGAAATAATTGACGTGGCATTCGACCTGAAAGATCGAGCAATTGGTCGCCTCGAGGTATTTCTCGCCAAGGCCCAAGAGATCGAACCAGGCATCGGTGGCGTGATCGAAGGCCAGCACGTAATAGGCCACGTTCATGTGGCCATTGTAGTCGATCCACTCCGGCAACACGGATTCTTCGTGGATCTGCAGCGGTGCGTCGATGGTCATGGCGGGTCACTAGAGCAAGGGCGCAGGCCATTTGCAAGACGCCCTGGCGCGGCCTAGTTTACTTGCCACACCCCCCTTTCGAGAGAACCCCGCCATGAACGACGCCGCCCGCAACGACACCACCATCGACGAGCTCCGGGCGCTTTTAGGCGACCGCCTCAGCACCTCGGCCGCCGTGCGCGAGCACCACGGCCAGGACCTCTCTTATCACGAGGCCCATGCCCCGGATGCCGTGGCCTTTCCCGTGAAGGCGGACGAAGTCGAGGCCATCGTCGGCATCTGCGCCAAGTACCAGACGCCGATCGTGCCCTTTGGCGCCGGTACCTCGCTGGAGGGGCACGTGGCGGCCCTGAAGGGCGGCGTCTCGATCGACTTCGCCGAGATGAACGCCATCATCGAGGTCAACGCCGACGACATGGACGTGCGCGTCGAGCCCGGCGTGTTGCGCAAGCAGCTCAACGAACACCTGCGCGACACCGGGCTTTTCTTTCCCATCGACCCCGGCGCCGACGCCTCGATCGGCGGCATGGCGGCGACCCGGGCCTCGGGCACCAATGCCGTGCGCTACGGCACCATGCGCGAGAACGTGCTGGCGCTGGAGGTGGTGCTGCCCGACGGGCGGCGCATCCGCACCAGCCGCCGCGCCCGCAAGTCGGCGGCGGGCTACGACCTGACCCGGCTTTATGTGGGCTCGGAAGGGACGCTGGGCGTTTTCACCGAGATCACGCTCAAGCTCTATGGCATCCCCGAGGCCATCACCGCGGCGGTTTGTTCCTTCCCCGACGTGGCCAGCGCCGTGCAGGCCGTCATCAAGACCATCCAGTACGGTATTCCGGTGGCCCGCATCGAGTTGCTCGACGAGGTTCAGATCAAGGCCTCGAACGCCTATTCCAAGCTCGACCTGACGGTGGCGCCGACGCTGTTTCTGGAATTCCACGGCAGCGAAGCGGGCGCCGCCGAACAGGCCGAGAACGTCCAGGCCATCGCCGCCGAACACGGCGGCGGCGACTTCCAGTGGACGGCCCAGGCCGAGGACCGCTCGCGGCTCTGGCAGGCCCGCCATGACGCCGCCTACGCCAGCATGGCCTACCGGCCAGGCTGCAAGGTCTGGGCCACCGACGTCTGCGTGCCCATCTCGCGCCTGGCCGAGTGCATCGCCGAGACCCAGGCCGACGTCGCCCAAGCCTCCATGCCGGTGCCCCTGGTGGGCCACGTCGGCGACGGCAATTTCCACCTCGCCTTCCTGCTCGATCCCGACCAGCCGGCCGAGTGGGAGGAAGCCAAAGCCATCAACGGCCGCCTGATCGAGCGGGCGCTCGAGATGGAAGGCACCTGCAGCGGCGAGCACGGCGTGGGCTCGGGCAAGATCGACTACCTCGAGGCCGAGCACGGCGAGGCGCTCGAGGTCATGCGGGCGCTGAAGCGGACGCTGGACCCCGACAACCTGATGAACCCGGGAAAGATGGTGCGGGTCTGAAGCGGCGCCGGACGCTTGGCGCCGGGCCCATGACGCAGCGCCGGCCAGCTGCCGGACGCCGGGCCACCCTCGGCAGCTGCAGCCTGGCGCACTTTCTGCACGACGGCTTTTCCGACGTCATCTATTTGCTGCTGCCGCTGTGGCAGGCCGAGTTCGCCTTGTCACTGACTCAAGTAGGCCTGCTGAAATCGTTCTTTGCCGGGGCCCAGGCCGCAACCCAGGTGCCGGTCGGGCTGCTGGCCGAACGCCTGGGCGAACGCCCGCTGTTGGTGCTGGGAACAGTCGTGGCGGCGTCCGGCTTCCTGGCCTTCGGGCTGGCCGGCGGCATGGTGACGTTGGCGCTCTTGCTAATGCTGGCCGGCGCCGGTTCGGGCTGCCAGCATCCGCTGTCGTCGGCCCTGGTTTCCAAGGCCTACGAGGACGGCCCCAGGCGGGCGGCGCTGGGCATCTATAATTTCAGCGGCGACCTGGGCAAGGCGGCGCTGCCGCCGCTGCTGGCGCTGATCGTCATCGCCTGGCACTGGCGCTGGGGCACCTTGGCCTTCGGTATGATCGGCCTGGCCTTCGCCGCCGGCCTGCTGGTGCTGCTCACCTGGCTGGCCGTGGGGGCGAGGGCTGGAGCGGAGCGGCCGGCGGAACGGCAAGGCGGCACGGCCATCTCCGGTTGGGGGATCACCGATCGCCGGGGTTTCGCCACGCTTTCCCTCATCGGCATCATCGACGGCGCCTCGCGCACCGCGTTCCTGACCTTTTTCCCCTTCCTGCTGCTGGCCAAAGGGGCCGGCGTCGATACCCTGGGGCTGGCGCTGGCGCTGGTCTTCGGCGGCGGCGCGGCGGGGAAATTTCTTTGCGGCGTGCTGGCCGAACGGCTCGGCATCATCCGCACCATTTGGCTCACGGAAGTTCTCACGGCGGGCTCCATTCTGGTTCTCATCCCAGCTCCGCTAGGGTTTTCGCTGGCCCTTCTACCCCTGGTCGGCCTCGCTCTCAACGGCACCTCATCCGTGCTCTATGCCACCATCGCCGATTTCGTGGTGCCGCAAAGGCGGTCGCGCGGGTTTGGCCTCTTTTACACCTTGGGCATCGGCGCCGGCGCCGTCTCCCCGGCCTTGTTCGGCTTGCTTAGCGACCAAGCAGGGGTGGCCGTGACCCTGGCGGCAGTGGCGCTCTGGGTCCTGCTGATCGTGCCGCTCGGCTATCTTTTGCGCCCCTCCCTGGCGGCTCCCGAGGGGGCAGGAAAATGAGTCGAAGGGTCGCGGGAAACTGCTACACTCGGCAGTCATAAATCAATAATCGGATACCAACCGGCGGCGTTGCCGGATTGGGAGGACAGGTGCCGAGACTACTCGAAATCGAGGATCTGAAGACCCAGTTCTTCACCTCCGCCGGCACCGTGCGGGCGGTCGACGGCATCAGCTATGGTGTCGATGCCGGCGAGACGGTGGCGCTGGTCGGCGAATCCGGTTGCGGCAAGTCGGTCAGCGCCCTTTCCATCCTCAGGCTGATTCCCGATCCGCCCGGCCGCGTGGTGAGCGGCACCATCCGCCTCCTCGGCACCGACCTTTTGGGCTTGAGCGACGAGGAAATCCGCAAGATACGGGGCCAGCGCATCGCCATGGTGTTCCAGGAGCCCATGACGTCGCTCAATCCGGTGCTGTCGATCGGCCTGCAGCTCACCGAGACGCTGCAACAGCATCTCGCCATGACGCCCGAGGCGGCGCGCGATCGCGCCCGCGAACTCCTGGGCATGGTCGGTATTTCCGATACCGAACGGCGTCTCAAGCAGTATCCCCACCATTTCAGCGGCGGCATGCGCCAGCGCGTGATGATCGCGCTGGCGCTTTGCTGCGAGCCCGAACTGATCATCGCCGACGAGCCCACGACAGCGCTCGACGTCACCATCCAGGCGCAAATCCTCGAGCTGATGAAGGACCTGACCCGGCGCCTGGGCGTGGCCTTGGTCATCATCACGCACAACCTGGGCGTCGTGGCGCGCTATGCCGACCGGGTCAACGTCATGTACGCCGGCAAGATCATCGAGCGGGGCAGCGCCCACGATATCTACGCCCAGCCCCGCCATCCCTATACCGTGGGCCTGCTGGGTTCGGTGCCCCGGCTCGACCAGCCGCGGCGCAAGAAGCTCGAATCCATCGAGGGCCAGCCGCCCGACCTGGCCCGGCTCGACGACGGCTGCGCCTTCCGGCCGCGTTGCCGCCAGGCCCATGAGCGCTGCGCCGAAGCGATACCGGACCTCGAAACCGTGGGCGAGGGCCATCTCGCCGCCTGCTGGCGCTTGGCCGAGCTGGCGCCGCCGGCCCAGGCGGCCTCATGAACGCGCCGCTGGCCACGCCGGAAGCTGGGCCACCCGAAGCGGCGGGCCAGGCCCTGGTCGAGGTCAGGGAGTTGCGCAAGTATTTCGCGGTCAGCGAGGGCCTGCTGATGTCCCGCAGCGTGGCCCAAGTCAAGGCCATCGACGGCATCAGCTTCCATATTCAGAAGGGCGAGACGTTGGGGCTGGTGGGCGAATCGGGCTGCGGCAAGACCACCACGGGGCGCTGCATCCTGCAGCTCGACCGGCCCAGCGCCGGCCACATCGTGTTCGACGGCGTCGACTTGACCAGCCTCGATCAGCGGGCCTTGAGCCCCTATCGGCAGAAGATTCAGGTGATCTTCCAGGACCCCTATTCGTCGCTCAATCCGCGCATGAAAATCGGCCAGATCATCGCCGAGCCGATGAAGGTGCACGGCATCGAACCAAGCCGCGAGGGACGGCGGAAAAGGGTCAGGGAACTGTTGGAGACCTGCGGTTTGCCGGCCCGCATGGCGGATCGCTATCCCCATGAGATGAGCGGCGGCCAGCGCCAGCGCGTGGGCATCGCCCGGGCGCTTTCGCTGAGGCCCCAATTCATCATCTGCGACGAGGCGGTGTCGGCGCTGGATGTCTCGATCCAGGCCCAGGTCATCAACCTCCTCGAGGACCTGCGCGACGAGTTCGATCTCACCTATCTCTTCATCTCGCATGACCTCAGCGTGGTGCGTCACCTCAGCCAACGGGTGGCGGTGATGTATCTCGGCAAGATCGTCGAGATGGCCGACTGCGACGCGCTCTACGACAACCCGCGCCACCCCTACACGCGAGCCCTCCTGGAGGCGGTTCCGGTGCCGGACCCGATGGTTGAAGGGACGCGGGCGCACGAGGTGATGGCAGGCGAAGTGCCCAGCCCCATCAACCCGCCGTCGGGCTGCGTCTTTCACCCACGCTGCCCGTTGGCCGTCGAGAGCTGCCGTACGCAGGTTCCAGAGTTCCGCGAAAGCGAGGCCGGCCACTGGCTGGCCTGCACCGAGGTTTGAGGGCGCACGGCGGTGACGCAGGGCGCCCATAGGAGCGTAGTTGGTAAAAGAACAACAGAAAACCTAGCATCAGGGGAAGGAGAAACGATATGCGAATCCGATTTGTGAAACACGCTATTCCGCTGGCCGCCGGCCTGGCCTTGGCGCTCGGCGCCATGGCTCCGATGGCGCCGCTGGCCCAGGCCGCCAAGAAGGGTGGAATCCTCAAGTACGTGGTGCCGGCGGAGCCGCCGAGCTTCGACGGACACCGCGAAACCACCTTCGCGCTGATCCATCCCATCGCGCCCTTCTACAGCGTGCTGATCCGGGTCAATCCCGACAACCCAAGCTCGCCCACGGATTTCGTCTGCGATCTCTGCACCGAAATGCCCAAGCCCAGCGCCGACAACAGCTATGTCTTCAAGCTTCGCAAGGGCGTCAAGTTCAGCGACGGCTCGTCGCTGACGGCCCACGACGTGGTGGCCACCTTCAAGAAGATCATCTTCCCGGCGGCCGGCGTGGCCAGCGCCCGCAAGGCCTTCTACGTCATGGTCGACAGCGTCACCGCAACCGACGACCACACCGTGAAGTTCAAGCTCAAATACCCCTCCGGCGCCTTCATCCCGGCCTTGGCCAATCCCTACAACTTCATCTACGCCAAGAAGATTCTCGACAAGGACATGCACTGGTATGAGAAGAACGTCATGGGCTCGGGTCCCTTCCGCCTCAAGGAACGCCAGGCCGGCGCCCTGATCAGCGGCACCCGCAACCCCGACTACTACCACTCCGGCAAGCCCTACCTCGACGGTTTCGAGGCCATCTTCGCCAAGAAGCAATCGCTTCGCGTGCAGGCCGTGCGCGGCGACCGGGCGGCCATCGAGTTCCGCGGCTTCCCGCCGAAAAGCCGGGACGATCTGGCCAAGGCGCTGGGCAAGGACATCACGGTCCAGGAGAGCAACTGGAACTGCGTCCTCATCGCCACACCGAACCATAAGAAAAAGCCCTTCGACAATCCCAACGTGCGCCGCGCGCTCAGCCTGGCCATCGACCGTTGGGGCGGCTCCAAGTACCTCTCGCGCATCGCCATCGTCAAAGCGGTGGGCGGCGTTGCCTTCCCGGGCCATCCCCTGGCGGCGACGAAGTCCGAACTCGAGCAGATCGCCG
This genomic window contains:
- a CDS encoding ABC transporter substrate-binding protein, which produces MRIRFVKHAIPLAAGLALALGAMAPMAPLAQAAKKGGILKYVVPAEPPSFDGHRETTFALIHPIAPFYSVLIRVNPDNPSSPTDFVCDLCTEMPKPSADNSYVFKLRKGVKFSDGSSLTAHDVVATFKKIIFPAAGVASARKAFYVMVDSVTATDDHTVKFKLKYPSGAFIPALANPYNFIYAKKILDKDMHWYEKNVMGSGPFRLKERQAGALISGTRNPDYYHSGKPYLDGFEAIFAKKQSLRVQAVRGDRAAIEFRGFPPKSRDDLAKALGKDITVQESNWNCVLIATPNHKKKPFDNPNVRRALSLAIDRWGGSKYLSRIAIVKAVGGVAFPGHPLAATKSELEQIAGYWPDINKSRAEAKRLLKEAGASNLKFTLNNRGVDQPYKIVGTWLIDQWKQVGLTVDQRVQPTGPFYASLRKKKDFDVSIDFNCQAVVNPLLDVAKYISDDVSGNNYGNYQDREMDKMFNAMNQAASVSEQRSIMRKFEKRALDEQANAFITLWWYRIIPHRSYVKGWKISPSHYLNQDLSGVWLEQ